In a single window of the Candidatus Hydrothermales bacterium genome:
- the dnaE gene encoding DNA polymerase III subunit alpha, which yields MSNFVHLHVHTEYSLLDGIIPIDRLLDKCLENNMFACAITDHGAMFGVIEFYKKAKEKNIKPIIGAELYIARSRKEKVASAGHDPYNHITLIAKDYKGYRNLMKLSSLGYLEGFYYKPRIDRELLGIYSEGLIFMTGCLKGEIPQLILQNRKEEAENLLKTYMDIFGRENCVIELMDLNLEENIIVNKFLYDLAKKYDLLYVATNDVHYLEKEDYEFHEAILALQTGKTLKDADRFRFKTKEVYFKSEREMREIFSYDEKAVLNTVKVAEKIDLELNLDKGFYLPKVQIPHDFDNSFEYLKYLSYKGLNERFNGDVKKKYIERLEKELEIIKKLNFEGYFLIIKDIVDFAKSNGIPVGPGRGSAVSSLVLYSLGVTNIDPIKYDLLFERFLNPERISPPDVDIDFGDEKRDEVISYIKRKYGERSVSQIITFGRMKARQAIRDMGRILGYEYSFVDRLAKECTGSTLSETYSDNPIFRKLVEESEDYKKIFEYAKKAEGLARHASVHAAGVVVAPSEITDYVPLYSDSEGTVCSQYEMNSLEAVGLLKIDILGLKTLTVIEETLKMLKEKNINIDPYNLPLDDEKTFEILARGKTQGVFQLESRGMRELLKRLKPDDFRDLIAILSLYRPGPIGAGTTDEYVKRKKGLVPVSYPHEKLEKILKETFGLIVYQEQVMLIAHELAGFSFAKADVLRKAMGKKREELMSESIMKEFVDGMVERGIPEEMAREMAFKIYSFARYAFNKSHSTGYALLSYITAYLKANYKTEFYTALLNSEINKIEKLSYLIQVARRDGIEILPVCILKSDKFFKMEDENKIRYGLLGVKNVGVQACEHILQLRNQRNFVSFNDFIKRASSKKVTKKVVEALIKAGAFDVFEPDREKLMNLFKDKTQAKEELSLFKTVKNDISGERDPIRVMEWEKEVLNLYFKNHPLDPYADYVQVLSTHTSMDLMEEESEYKNVRMCGALSEIETRISSDKKNYYILHLEDFEGSFEAVLFEELKNKAEKYLKKLEPLYIEGEVIQGSSRVLVKEIMHIKEAISKKLRGIIVKLNSSDLNEDKIVKLKETINKYKGNFDLYFSLKVGNKNRLYKSLTYRVPFNEDFFNEINELLGEKSIESLVD from the coding sequence ATGAGTAATTTTGTTCATCTTCACGTTCATACTGAGTATTCCCTTTTAGATGGCATAATCCCTATAGATCGTCTCTTGGATAAATGCCTTGAAAACAATATGTTCGCCTGCGCAATCACCGATCACGGTGCCATGTTTGGAGTAATAGAGTTTTATAAAAAGGCAAAGGAAAAAAACATAAAGCCAATAATTGGAGCTGAACTTTATATAGCAAGATCAAGGAAAGAAAAGGTAGCCTCTGCTGGGCACGATCCATATAATCACATAACTTTAATAGCAAAGGATTATAAAGGTTACAGGAATTTAATGAAACTTTCTTCTTTGGGTTATTTAGAGGGATTTTACTATAAGCCCAGAATAGACAGAGAACTTCTTGGAATTTATTCTGAAGGTCTTATTTTTATGACTGGTTGTCTTAAAGGGGAAATTCCACAGCTGATTTTACAAAATAGAAAAGAGGAGGCTGAGAATCTCCTAAAGACTTACATGGATATTTTCGGAAGAGAAAACTGTGTAATAGAACTTATGGATCTTAATCTTGAGGAAAATATAATAGTAAATAAATTTCTCTACGATTTAGCCAAAAAATATGATCTTTTATATGTTGCAACAAATGATGTACATTATTTAGAAAAAGAAGATTACGAGTTTCATGAAGCAATCTTAGCACTCCAAACCGGAAAGACTTTAAAAGACGCGGATAGGTTTAGGTTCAAGACTAAGGAAGTTTATTTTAAGAGCGAAAGGGAGATGAGAGAGATATTTAGTTATGACGAAAAGGCAGTATTAAATACAGTAAAGGTTGCAGAGAAAATAGATTTAGAATTGAATTTAGATAAAGGTTTTTATTTACCAAAAGTTCAAATTCCACACGATTTTGATAATAGCTTTGAATATTTGAAGTATCTAAGTTATAAGGGTTTAAATGAGAGGTTTAACGGTGATGTAAAGAAAAAGTATATTGAACGGCTGGAAAAGGAGCTAGAAATAATTAAAAAGCTTAACTTTGAAGGATACTTTTTAATTATAAAAGATATAGTAGATTTTGCAAAAAGTAATGGAATTCCTGTAGGACCAGGAAGAGGTTCTGCTGTATCTTCCCTTGTGCTATACTCGTTGGGAGTTACAAATATTGATCCAATTAAATACGATTTGCTTTTTGAAAGATTTTTAAATCCGGAAAGAATATCACCGCCGGATGTGGATATTGACTTTGGAGATGAAAAAAGAGACGAGGTGATATCTTATATAAAAAGAAAGTATGGTGAAAGAAGTGTTTCACAGATAATTACCTTTGGAAGAATGAAGGCAAGGCAGGCTATAAGGGACATGGGGAGAATTTTAGGTTACGAATATTCTTTTGTTGATAGACTCGCTAAGGAATGCACTGGAAGTACTTTATCAGAAACTTATTCGGATAATCCAATTTTCAGGAAATTAGTGGAGGAAAGTGAAGATTATAAGAAAATTTTTGAGTATGCAAAAAAGGCTGAGGGACTAGCAAGACACGCTTCAGTACATGCTGCTGGTGTAGTTGTTGCTCCCTCAGAGATTACAGACTATGTACCACTATACTCAGACTCCGAGGGAACAGTGTGTTCCCAATACGAGATGAACTCACTTGAGGCTGTAGGGCTTTTAAAGATAGATATTCTAGGTCTTAAAACTCTTACTGTTATTGAAGAAACACTAAAAATGCTAAAGGAGAAAAATATAAATATAGATCCATATAACTTACCACTTGATGATGAAAAAACTTTTGAGATTTTAGCAAGAGGAAAAACGCAAGGTGTTTTTCAACTTGAGTCAAGGGGAATGAGGGAGCTCCTTAAAAGATTAAAACCAGATGACTTTAGAGATCTTATTGCTATACTTTCTTTGTATAGACCAGGTCCCATTGGTGCAGGGACAACAGATGAATATGTGAAAAGGAAAAAGGGTCTTGTTCCCGTAAGTTATCCTCATGAAAAACTTGAGAAAATTTTAAAGGAAACCTTTGGTTTAATAGTCTATCAGGAACAGGTTATGCTTATAGCACATGAACTGGCTGGATTCTCTTTTGCAAAGGCAGACGTATTAAGAAAGGCAATGGGTAAAAAGAGGGAAGAACTTATGAGTGAAAGTATCATGAAGGAATTTGTAGACGGTATGGTTGAAAGAGGTATTCCAGAGGAAATGGCTAGAGAAATGGCTTTTAAAATCTATTCTTTTGCAAGATATGCCTTTAATAAATCCCATTCAACAGGTTACGCTCTTCTTTCATATATTACAGCCTACCTTAAGGCAAACTATAAAACAGAGTTTTATACGGCGCTTTTAAACAGTGAGATAAATAAAATCGAAAAACTATCATATTTAATTCAAGTTGCAAGAAGAGACGGTATAGAGATATTACCAGTTTGTATTTTGAAATCCGATAAGTTTTTTAAGATGGAGGATGAAAACAAAATAAGGTATGGTCTTTTGGGAGTCAAAAACGTAGGTGTTCAGGCTTGTGAACATATTCTTCAATTAAGAAATCAGAGAAACTTTGTTTCTTTTAACGATTTTATAAAAAGAGCAAGTTCTAAAAAGGTAACCAAAAAGGTGGTTGAAGCCCTTATAAAAGCGGGAGCTTTTGATGTGTTTGAGCCTGACAGAGAAAAACTAATGAATCTATTTAAAGATAAGACTCAAGCCAAAGAGGAACTCTCTCTTTTTAAAACTGTTAAAAATGATATTTCAGGAGAAAGAGATCCTATTAGAGTAATGGAGTGGGAAAAGGAAGTTCTTAACCTATACTTTAAGAATCATCCCTTAGATCCCTATGCGGATTACGTGCAGGTTCTCTCAACACATACATCAATGGATCTTATGGAGGAAGAGAGTGAGTATAAAAATGTGAGGATGTGTGGTGCCCTAAGTGAAATTGAAACAAGGATTAGTAGTGATAAGAAAAATTATTATATTTTACATCTTGAAGATTTTGAGGGTTCTTTTGAGGCAGTATTATTTGAGGAATTAAAAAACAAGGCTGAAAAGTACCTAAAAAAGTTAGAACCACTTTATATAGAGGGCGAGGTCATACAGGGCTCTTCAAGAGTTTTAGTTAAAGAAATTATGCATATAAAAGAGGCAATCTCAAAAAAGTTAAGGGGGATTATAGTTAAATTAAATAGCTCAGATTTAAACGAGGATAAAATAGTAAAATTAAAAGAGACAATAAATAAATATAAAGGGAATTTCGATTTATATTTTTCTCTAAAAGTAGGGAATAAAAATAGACTATATAAGTCTCTTACGTATAGAGTTCCATTTAATGAAGATTTCTTCAATGAAATAAACGAGCTTCTTGGAGAAAAAAGCATAGAAAGTTTAGTTGACTAA
- a CDS encoding YebC/PmpR family DNA-binding transcriptional regulator, with protein MAGHSKWAQIKHKKAKADIQKGKIFNKLIREIQIAAKLGGGDPDNNPRLRLAIERARDHNMPWDNIEKAIKRGTGEIEGLKYEEVVYEGYGPAGVAIFIRATTDNKNRTTSEIRHLFTKHGGNLGTTGSVRWQFEEKGVLHVRKDIIDEEKLIEIALEVGAEDVKTEGEYFDIYTSPSQFLNVKESLKKLGIEAEGSIHMIPKNQVKVQGKEAERLISLLNSLEEHDDVQEVVANFEMSEEEFSKLVGSA; from the coding sequence ATGGCAGGACATTCAAAGTGGGCACAAATTAAACATAAAAAAGCTAAGGCCGACATCCAAAAGGGTAAAATTTTTAATAAATTAATAAGAGAAATTCAGATTGCAGCAAAATTGGGAGGAGGAGATCCAGATAATAACCCAAGACTGAGACTTGCAATTGAAAGGGCAAGAGACCATAATATGCCCTGGGATAACATAGAAAAAGCTATAAAAAGGGGAACTGGTGAAATTGAGGGCCTAAAGTATGAAGAAGTTGTATATGAGGGCTATGGACCAGCTGGAGTTGCCATATTTATCAGGGCAACAACCGATAACAAAAATAGAACCACCTCAGAAATAAGACATTTATTTACAAAACACGGAGGGAACCTCGGAACGACAGGAAGCGTAAGATGGCAATTTGAAGAAAAGGGGGTACTCCATGTCAGAAAGGACATTATAGACGAAGAAAAACTCATAGAAATTGCCTTAGAGGTTGGAGCTGAGGATGTAAAAACAGAAGGAGAATACTTCGACATTTACACCTCTCCTTCACAATTTTTAAATGTAAAAGAAAGTCTAAAAAAATTAGGAATAGAAGCTGAAGGTTCTATTCATATGATTCCAAAAAATCAGGTTAAAGTTCAAGGTAAAGAAGCAGAAAGATTGATTTCATTGCTCAACTCTCTCGAAGAGCACGACGATGTTCAAGAGGTCGTAGCTAATTTTGAAATGAGTGAAGAGGAGTTTTCAAAACTAGTTGGAAGTGCATAA
- a CDS encoding PstS family phosphate ABC transporter substrate-binding protein, with the protein MGSFLRGAAILALLKGLLLSAEKVIYIDGSSTVFPITEAIAEEFQKIHKDIKVVVGISGTGGGFKKFLRNEIDINNASRPIKESEIETAQKNQIEFIEIPVAYDGITVVVHPSNTWCNELKVSELKKLWEPEAQGKIKKWSQIRSDFPDKEINLYGPGVDSGTYDYFTEAIVGKEDASRGDFVASEDDNVLVQGVSSDPYALGYFGFAYYEENKDKLKAVKIDPEDGRGPIAPTIENILTGKYYPLSRPLFIYVNVNSLKKEEVRKFVEFYLKNAKKIVREVGYIPLSDKAYGLALERVKKLKKGTLFGGKGSKVGVTVEEILGKDK; encoded by the coding sequence ATGGGTAGTTTCCTGAGGGGAGCCGCTATATTGGCTCTCTTGAAGGGATTACTTCTTTCTGCTGAGAAGGTAATTTACATAGACGGATCCAGCACTGTGTTCCCCATAACAGAGGCTATTGCAGAGGAGTTTCAGAAGATACATAAGGATATTAAGGTAGTTGTTGGAATTTCCGGAACAGGTGGAGGTTTTAAAAAGTTTCTGAGAAATGAAATTGATATAAACAATGCTTCAAGGCCTATAAAGGAAAGCGAAATCGAAACTGCTCAGAAAAATCAGATCGAATTCATAGAGATCCCTGTAGCCTATGACGGTATAACTGTTGTTGTTCATCCATCTAATACTTGGTGTAATGAGCTCAAAGTCAGTGAACTTAAGAAGCTCTGGGAGCCTGAGGCACAGGGCAAAATTAAAAAGTGGTCACAAATTAGAAGCGATTTTCCGGATAAAGAGATAAACCTTTACGGTCCAGGGGTAGATTCAGGAACATACGATTATTTTACAGAGGCGATCGTTGGTAAAGAGGATGCTTCAAGGGGAGATTTTGTAGCTTCTGAAGATGATAACGTTTTGGTTCAGGGAGTTAGTAGTGACCCTTACGCTCTTGGATATTTTGGCTTTGCCTATTATGAAGAAAATAAAGATAAACTTAAGGCAGTTAAGATAGATCCAGAGGACGGCAGAGGTCCAATTGCTCCCACTATCGAAAACATACTAACAGGTAAATACTATCCGCTTTCAAGGCCTCTTTTCATATACGTGAATGTTAACTCCCTAAAAAAAGAGGAAGTTAGAAAGTTTGTTGAGTTTTATCTTAAAAATGCAAAGAAAATTGTAAGAGAGGTTGGGTATATTCCTTTATCAGATAAGGCTTATGGATTGGCTCTTGAAAGAGTTAAGAAATTAAAGAAGGGAACCCTATTTGGAGGAAAGGGATCTAAGGTTGGTGTTACTGTTGAGGAGATACTTGGAAAAGATAAATAA
- the purN gene encoding phosphoribosylglycinamide formyltransferase produces MKILKIGALASGRGSNVEAILKNIKEGLLPCEMRIVISDNPNAPVLKIAEKYGVKALYIDPGKRKHTLEPEREEEYAKVLKQEGVELVVLAGFMRILKGALLREFKNRIMNIHPSLLPSFKGLEAQRQAIEYGVKVSGCTVHFVDETVDGGPIILQRCVPVYDDDTPETLAERILKEEHKIYSEAIKLYAEGRLKIEGRRVIIIKKD; encoded by the coding sequence GTGAAGATTTTAAAAATAGGCGCTCTCGCATCTGGAAGAGGCTCTAACGTTGAGGCAATTCTAAAGAATATAAAAGAAGGTTTACTTCCCTGTGAAATGAGAATTGTTATATCTGATAATCCTAATGCGCCTGTGCTTAAAATAGCGGAAAAGTATGGAGTTAAGGCTTTATACATTGACCCAGGAAAAAGAAAACATACATTAGAGCCAGAGAGGGAGGAAGAATATGCAAAGGTTCTAAAACAAGAAGGGGTTGAACTTGTAGTACTAGCGGGATTTATGAGAATTTTAAAAGGAGCCCTTTTAAGAGAGTTTAAGAACAGAATAATGAATATCCATCCCTCTCTTTTACCCTCTTTTAAAGGTCTTGAAGCACAAAGACAAGCTATAGAATACGGTGTTAAAGTATCTGGTTGTACCGTTCATTTTGTAGATGAGACTGTTGATGGAGGCCCTATAATATTGCAGAGATGTGTTCCAGTTTATGACGATGATACTCCCGAAACTCTTGCAGAAAGGATTCTTAAAGAGGAGCATAAGATTTATTCTGAGGCAATTAAACTTTACGCTGAGGGACGATTAAAAATAGAGGGGAGAAGGGTTATTATAATAAAGAAAGATTAG
- the ruvA gene encoding Holliday junction branch migration protein RuvA: MLYRIKGKITLKRNFLCTIENNGIEFAITVPLKVMEKLPDKGNETSLYITTLFSEEKIELYGFTDEREKDLFEKLISIPSIGPKVALQILSYYSVDEFLDILRRRDEKEISRIKGVGKKRANLILLEFKEYFHEGEIKGIDIERVISALCKLGLQRSKAKELVTKKLKEKKFEKVEDLIKEILKE, encoded by the coding sequence ATGCTCTATAGAATAAAAGGAAAGATAACTTTAAAAAGAAATTTTCTCTGTACAATAGAAAATAACGGCATCGAATTTGCAATTACCGTACCTTTAAAAGTTATGGAAAAATTACCAGATAAAGGAAATGAAACAAGTTTATATATCACAACTTTATTCTCGGAGGAAAAAATAGAATTATATGGATTTACTGATGAAAGAGAAAAAGATCTCTTTGAAAAACTCATTTCAATACCTAGTATAGGACCAAAAGTCGCTCTTCAAATTCTTTCGTATTATAGTGTAGATGAATTTCTAGATATTTTGAGAAGGAGAGATGAAAAAGAAATTTCAAGGATTAAGGGAGTTGGCAAAAAAAGAGCAAACTTGATATTACTTGAATTCAAAGAATACTTTCACGAAGGAGAGATTAAGGGAATTGATATAGAAAGGGTAATTTCAGCCCTATGTAAACTTGGGCTTCAAAGAAGTAAAGCAAAAGAGTTGGTTACAAAAAAATTAAAAGAAAAAAAATTTGAAAAGGTTGAAGATTTGATTAAAGAAATTTTAAAAGAGTAA
- a CDS encoding crossover junction endodeoxyribonuclease RuvC has translation MKSKNLYFIGIDPGIKYTGIAAIDINKRILKYSKIESASLLKFASKIEKILKKYKPYLTAVESVFTKRNPREALKLCENRGVIIFLLEKNKLNYINVHTQEWKKALTGYGKAKSYQVKFMLEKILKGNLKNKLSEHELDALSLAYFALTRCSIE, from the coding sequence ATAAAAAGTAAAAATCTTTATTTTATCGGAATTGATCCAGGAATAAAATATACAGGAATAGCAGCTATTGACATAAATAAAAGAATTTTAAAATACTCTAAAATAGAGTCAGCGAGTTTATTAAAATTCGCTAGTAAAATTGAAAAAATTTTAAAAAAGTATAAGCCTTATTTGACAGCTGTTGAGAGTGTCTTTACAAAGAGAAATCCGCGAGAGGCTCTTAAACTCTGCGAAAATCGCGGTGTTATTATTTTTTTACTTGAAAAAAATAAATTAAATTATATTAACGTGCACACACAGGAATGGAAAAAAGCTTTAACTGGCTACGGAAAGGCAAAAAGTTACCAAGTAAAATTTATGTTAGAAAAAATTCTTAAGGGTAATTTGAAAAACAAGTTATCAGAACATGAACTGGATGCTCTCTCTCTTGCTTACTTTGCATTAACAAGATGCTCTATAGAATAA